A window of the Leucothrix mucor DSM 2157 genome harbors these coding sequences:
- a CDS encoding TlpA family protein disulfide reductase → MNLKPLALMANACALVFMMLSTSVFAMSDLYGNPSELQNLVGKGKWIVVKVWRSDCGICMKTMPETDSARYSIPNTNIIGVSLDGDTNVAKNSLSRFNVHFKNLVSNRSDFNRYLSKSTRKSIKGYPTYMIYSPDGKLKAMQTGDVKPRELRQYISQQGSL, encoded by the coding sequence ATGAACCTCAAACCCCTCGCGCTGATGGCGAATGCCTGTGCGCTCGTCTTTATGATGCTCAGCACTTCCGTATTTGCCATGTCTGACCTGTATGGCAATCCAAGCGAACTACAAAACCTGGTTGGCAAAGGGAAATGGATCGTTGTTAAAGTGTGGCGCTCTGACTGCGGTATTTGCATGAAGACCATGCCTGAAACCGACTCAGCTCGCTACAGCATTCCAAACACTAACATTATCGGCGTATCGCTTGACGGTGACACCAACGTCGCCAAGAACTCGCTAAGCCGCTTCAATGTTCATTTCAAAAATTTAGTCTCTAACCGCAGCGACTTCAATCGCTACCTGAGTAAAAGTACAAGAAAGAGTATTAAAGGCTACCCGACTTATATGATTTACTCTCCGGATGGCAAGCTTAAAGCGATGCAAACCGGCGATGTAAAGCCTCGTGAACTCAGACAGTACATTAGTCAGCAAGGCTCGCTGTAA